A region of Pyxidicoccus parkwaysis DNA encodes the following proteins:
- a CDS encoding tetratricopeptide repeat protein, protein MSISPSKTLSPAELAKLEHAFASDPSSAAYKPLAEAYLSMGRFMEAMVVCKKGVKAHPNAADPRLLLARVYAEQGKDKKALEEALGALQVQPEDKAALRMAGTLQLKTGEAEPGKANLLKAYGADPGDPETVTLLQQYKIDLPKPAAPTPVAAPPVLAPVAAPTPSATQQSASALASAAATTGATQQASATPAPTAKATPAAAPPQQRQASAANTARAESPAARQAPQPRRAPVVVEEVEEDEDDDAPSSRRRPAKGGSAGKMVTLALLVAIPLFAIGYGWYSSHAKARARELKKSLDVASELLKRDSFDSYKKACEAADKALEVDSESTMAHGYLAYAYAIRWGEHGGGDDARHKAEENLAAGKQGKDVSSHLIAAEALIQTYGGKGKDALGKLEEIVKSYDAQGRSSSLLYLTQGLIQMNAGDLERARDSLERAQVLAPDDPRIYAGLGAVYRRLGQDNTAWKNYDLALRYEKDHPESLLGRSLLMLEQDTPNYGLAASMLKKLLESDPPPSPRQLAAAHLARSLLISRVSAQMAMPDMKPDMQQKLSEATGVPLDKEKARQEMVKSEETGFTLDKQNPELHLIKGRRLLAENNFDAAVEEIRKAIKVDGTRAQFYVELAKALMGKQGGEKEAADALQTALKTMGDSPKLVVMLGNAYRRQGKLDEALTQYQRAVKDPKAKNPEARLAMGAIYRERSDWAKAQEQLEKASQEFIGQSDRAAMALTELARVYQGKGDTAKADETYQRALNADEGYSPAYYFYATLLSKDAKQSSKAKDFAKEYLKRDPSGEHANAARALAGG, encoded by the coding sequence ATGTCTATCTCCCCCTCAAAGACGTTGAGCCCGGCCGAGCTCGCGAAGTTGGAGCACGCCTTCGCTTCCGACCCCTCGTCCGCCGCCTACAAGCCCCTCGCCGAGGCTTACCTGAGCATGGGTCGCTTCATGGAGGCGATGGTCGTCTGCAAGAAGGGGGTCAAGGCCCATCCCAACGCGGCGGACCCCCGCCTGCTGCTGGCTCGCGTCTACGCGGAGCAGGGCAAGGACAAGAAGGCGCTGGAAGAGGCGCTCGGCGCGCTCCAGGTGCAGCCCGAGGACAAGGCCGCGCTGCGCATGGCCGGCACGCTCCAGCTCAAGACGGGCGAGGCGGAGCCCGGCAAGGCCAACCTCCTGAAGGCGTACGGCGCGGACCCGGGTGACCCGGAGACCGTCACGCTCCTGCAGCAGTACAAGATCGACCTTCCCAAGCCCGCGGCGCCCACGCCGGTGGCCGCGCCGCCGGTGCTGGCGCCGGTGGCCGCGCCGACTCCGTCCGCTACCCAGCAGTCCGCCTCCGCCCTCGCGAGCGCCGCGGCGACGACGGGCGCCACGCAGCAGGCGTCCGCCACGCCCGCGCCCACGGCGAAGGCCACTCCGGCCGCCGCTCCGCCGCAGCAGCGTCAGGCGAGTGCTGCCAACACGGCCCGCGCGGAGAGCCCGGCGGCCCGTCAGGCGCCGCAGCCGCGCCGCGCGCCGGTGGTGGTGGAAGAGGTGGAGGAGGACGAGGACGACGACGCTCCGTCCTCGCGCCGCCGCCCGGCCAAGGGCGGTAGCGCCGGGAAGATGGTGACGCTGGCGCTGCTGGTGGCCATCCCGCTGTTCGCCATCGGCTACGGCTGGTACTCGTCGCACGCGAAGGCGCGCGCCCGTGAATTGAAGAAGTCGCTCGACGTGGCCAGCGAGCTGCTCAAGCGCGACTCGTTCGACAGCTACAAGAAGGCGTGTGAGGCGGCGGACAAGGCGCTGGAGGTGGACTCCGAGTCCACCATGGCGCACGGCTACCTGGCCTACGCGTACGCCATCCGCTGGGGCGAGCACGGCGGCGGCGACGACGCGCGCCACAAGGCCGAGGAGAACCTGGCCGCGGGCAAGCAGGGCAAGGACGTCAGCTCGCACCTCATCGCCGCCGAGGCCCTCATCCAGACGTACGGTGGCAAGGGCAAGGACGCGCTGGGCAAGCTCGAGGAGATTGTGAAGTCGTACGACGCCCAGGGCCGCTCCAGCTCGCTGCTCTACCTGACGCAGGGCCTCATCCAGATGAACGCCGGTGACCTGGAGCGCGCCCGCGACAGCCTGGAGCGCGCGCAGGTGCTGGCGCCGGACGACCCGCGCATCTACGCGGGGCTGGGCGCGGTGTACCGCCGCCTGGGCCAGGACAACACCGCCTGGAAGAACTACGACCTCGCCCTCCGGTACGAGAAGGACCACCCGGAGTCGCTGCTGGGCCGCTCGCTGCTGATGCTGGAGCAGGACACGCCCAACTACGGGCTGGCCGCCTCCATGCTGAAGAAGCTGCTGGAGTCGGACCCGCCGCCGTCGCCGCGTCAGCTCGCCGCCGCGCACCTGGCCCGCTCGCTGCTCATCAGCCGCGTGTCCGCGCAGATGGCCATGCCGGACATGAAGCCGGACATGCAGCAGAAGCTGTCCGAGGCCACCGGCGTGCCGCTCGACAAGGAGAAGGCGCGCCAGGAGATGGTGAAGAGCGAGGAGACCGGCTTCACGCTCGACAAGCAGAACCCGGAGCTGCACCTCATCAAGGGCCGCCGCCTGCTGGCGGAGAACAACTTCGACGCGGCCGTCGAGGAGATTCGCAAGGCCATCAAGGTGGACGGCACGCGCGCCCAGTTCTACGTCGAACTGGCCAAGGCCCTCATGGGCAAGCAGGGCGGCGAGAAGGAAGCCGCTGACGCCCTCCAGACGGCCCTCAAGACGATGGGCGACAGCCCCAAGCTCGTCGTCATGCTGGGCAACGCCTACCGCCGCCAGGGCAAGCTGGACGAGGCCCTGACGCAGTACCAGCGCGCGGTGAAGGACCCCAAGGCCAAGAATCCGGAGGCCCGGCTCGCCATGGGCGCCATCTACCGCGAGCGCTCGGACTGGGCGAAGGCGCAGGAGCAGCTCGAGAAGGCGAGCCAGGAGTTCATCGGCCAGTCGGACCGCGCGGCCATGGCCCTCACCGAGCTGGCGCGCGTCTACCAGGGCAAGGGTGACACGGCGAAGGCGGACGAGACGTACCAGCGCGCCCTCAACGCGGACGAGGGCTACAGCCCGGCCTACTACTTCTACGCCACCCTGCTGTCGAAGGACGCGAAGCAGAGCTCCAAGGCGAAGGATTTTGCCAAGGAGTACCTGAAGCGCGACCCGAGCGGCGAGCACGCCAACGCGGCCCGCGCGCTGGCCGGGGGCTGA
- the cyoE gene encoding heme o synthase: MSARAESMSTTASDLISLMKPRLSSLVLITTAGGMFLAPGPLNTVRALVTLLATAGTVGAANALNCYWERHSDQFMARTRNRPLPSGRMEPSVALWFGVSLAAVSLPALALGANLLTAGLGLVALLSYVLAYTPLKPRTSAAMLVGAVPGALPPLMGWTAVTNVVDAGGFALFAILFLWQMPHFIAIALFRKEEYEAAGLKSVPLERGDESSRAQIVLYLVALVPMTLLPFQLNIAGLWYLAAAVLLGLSFLGMGAWGFFRRLGKPWARQTFFYSLIYLTGLFAAMTLDRIPRG; this comes from the coding sequence GTGAGCGCGCGTGCCGAGTCCATGTCGACGACCGCGTCCGACCTGATCTCCCTGATGAAGCCGCGGCTCTCCAGCCTCGTGCTCATCACCACGGCGGGCGGCATGTTCCTGGCGCCCGGCCCGCTGAACACGGTGCGCGCGCTGGTGACGCTGCTGGCCACCGCCGGCACGGTGGGCGCGGCCAACGCGCTCAACTGCTACTGGGAGCGGCACAGCGACCAGTTCATGGCGCGCACGCGCAACCGGCCGTTGCCTTCCGGACGCATGGAGCCGTCGGTGGCGCTGTGGTTCGGCGTCTCCCTGGCGGCGGTGTCCCTGCCGGCGCTGGCGCTGGGCGCCAACCTGCTCACCGCGGGCCTGGGCCTCGTGGCGCTGCTCAGCTACGTGCTGGCCTACACGCCGCTGAAGCCGCGCACCTCCGCCGCCATGCTGGTGGGCGCGGTGCCCGGCGCGCTGCCCCCGCTGATGGGGTGGACGGCGGTGACGAACGTGGTGGACGCGGGCGGCTTCGCCCTCTTCGCCATCCTCTTCCTGTGGCAGATGCCGCACTTCATCGCCATCGCCCTCTTCCGCAAGGAGGAGTACGAGGCCGCGGGCCTCAAGTCGGTGCCGCTGGAGCGGGGGGACGAGTCCAGCCGCGCGCAGATTGTGCTGTACCTGGTCGCCCTGGTGCCGATGACGCTGTTGCCCTTCCAGCTCAACATCGCGGGCTTGTGGTACCTGGCCGCCGCGGTGCTGCTGGGACTGAGCTTCCTGGGCATGGGAGCGTGGGGGTTCTTCCGCAGGCTCGGGAAGCCCTGGGCGCGCCAGACGTTCTTCTATTCGCTCATCTATCTCACCGGCCTGTTCGCCGCGATGACGCTGGACCGCATCCCGCGCGGCTAG
- a CDS encoding ABC transporter ATP-binding protein, with product MPDTSVSTPPAPLLQIEGLTRRFKDRVAVDGLSLSVRQGEILGLLGPNGAGKSTTFQVLAGLLAPDAGQVRFAGKVLALSDPSLRRQMGIIFQRSSLDDLLTARENLMLGARLYGLGGERARERVESMLALIGLADRGDEKVGTWSGGMRRRLELARALVHQPRVVLMDEPTQGLDEAAFRTFWAHLKRLRDSEGVTVLLTTHRADEADVCDRLAVLDAGKLVACDTPAALASRMGGDILTLEAADPEALAREVRERLGLDAKVVEGRVQVEAAQGHALVPRLVEAFPAGRLTSVSLRRPTLADVFLQLTGRTLGADKPAEPAPRRRQ from the coding sequence ATGCCTGATACCTCGGTCTCCACCCCTCCGGCGCCCCTGCTCCAGATTGAGGGCCTCACGCGTCGCTTCAAGGACCGCGTCGCCGTGGACGGCTTGAGCCTGTCCGTGCGGCAGGGCGAAATCCTGGGCCTGCTGGGGCCCAACGGCGCGGGCAAGTCCACCACGTTCCAGGTGCTCGCGGGGCTGCTGGCCCCGGACGCGGGGCAGGTGCGCTTCGCCGGGAAGGTGCTGGCGCTGAGCGACCCGTCGCTGCGCCGGCAGATGGGCATCATCTTCCAGCGCAGCAGCCTGGATGACCTGCTCACCGCGCGGGAGAACCTGATGCTCGGCGCCCGGCTGTATGGGCTGGGCGGCGAGCGGGCGCGCGAGCGGGTGGAGTCCATGCTGGCGCTCATCGGCCTGGCCGACAGGGGCGACGAGAAGGTGGGCACGTGGTCCGGCGGCATGCGCCGCAGGCTGGAATTGGCGCGGGCGCTGGTGCACCAGCCGCGCGTGGTGCTGATGGACGAGCCCACGCAGGGCCTGGACGAGGCGGCCTTCCGCACCTTCTGGGCGCACCTGAAGCGGCTGCGCGACAGCGAGGGCGTCACGGTGCTGCTCACCACGCACCGCGCGGACGAGGCCGACGTGTGTGACAGGCTCGCGGTGCTGGACGCGGGGAAGCTGGTGGCGTGCGACACGCCGGCGGCGCTGGCCTCGCGCATGGGCGGCGACATCCTCACGCTGGAGGCGGCGGACCCGGAGGCGCTGGCGCGCGAGGTGCGCGAGCGGCTGGGGCTGGACGCGAAGGTGGTGGAGGGGCGGGTGCAGGTGGAGGCCGCGCAGGGCCATGCGCTGGTGCCGCGGTTGGTGGAGGCCTTTCCGGCCGGGCGGCTGACCTCCGTGTCGCTGCGTCGGCCCACGCTGGCGGACGTGTTCCTCCAGCTCACGGGGCGCACGCTGGGGGCGGACAAGCCCGCCGAGCCCGCGCCGAGGAGACGCCAATGA
- a CDS encoding ABC transporter permease, with amino-acid sequence MSAEVSAARPSVDAPVSAPQATEARLPAPGAPGSLALQWATVRVLLVRDVVRFFRQPSRVVGALAQPILFWFVIGSGFAGSFRVEGAQGLGYQQFFFPGVVTMVLLFSAIFATITVIEDRREGFLQAVLAGPGSRLAVVLGKALGSSAIAMMQASLFLLLAPLAGVSASTVNLPLLFTVMVLSALALTGMGMSLAWWVRSSAGYHAVMSIVLLPMWVLSGAMFPLKGAGSWLAWVMRVNPMRFSVEGVRRALYGVEASVAVGPSSVVGLEVPVLLAFATVFLGLAALSVSRRE; translated from the coding sequence ATGAGTGCCGAGGTTTCCGCCGCCCGTCCGTCCGTGGACGCTCCCGTCTCCGCGCCGCAGGCCACCGAGGCCCGGCTGCCGGCCCCTGGGGCACCGGGCTCGCTGGCGTTGCAGTGGGCCACGGTGCGCGTGCTGCTGGTGCGCGACGTGGTGCGCTTCTTCCGTCAGCCCAGCCGCGTGGTGGGCGCGCTGGCGCAGCCCATCCTGTTCTGGTTCGTCATCGGCTCCGGCTTCGCGGGCTCGTTCCGCGTGGAGGGCGCGCAGGGGCTGGGCTACCAGCAGTTCTTCTTCCCCGGCGTCGTCACCATGGTGCTGCTGTTCAGCGCCATCTTCGCGACCATCACCGTCATCGAGGACCGGCGCGAGGGCTTCCTCCAGGCGGTGCTCGCCGGGCCCGGCTCGCGGCTGGCGGTGGTGCTGGGCAAGGCGCTGGGCTCGTCGGCGATTGCGATGATGCAGGCGTCGCTGTTCCTGCTGCTGGCTCCGCTGGCCGGGGTGAGCGCATCCACCGTCAACCTGCCGCTGCTGTTCACCGTCATGGTGCTGTCCGCGCTGGCGCTCACGGGCATGGGCATGTCGCTGGCGTGGTGGGTGCGCTCCAGCGCGGGCTACCACGCGGTGATGAGCATCGTCCTCTTGCCCATGTGGGTGCTGTCCGGGGCGATGTTCCCGCTGAAGGGCGCGGGCTCGTGGCTGGCGTGGGTGATGCGCGTCAACCCGATGCGCTTCTCCGTGGAGGGCGTGCGGCGCGCGCTGTACGGCGTGGAGGCGTCCGTGGCGGTGGGGCCCTCGTCCGTGGTGGGGCTGGAGGTGCCGGTGCTGCTGGCCTTCGCCACCGTGTTCCTCGGCCTGGCGGCCCTCAGCGTCAGCCGGCGCGAGTAG
- a CDS encoding carboxypeptidase regulatory-like domain-containing protein: MTLRTLGLTLLGTAGLLALPACQKEEAPAAPAAAPASAAPAPAAPAEPRAHAATPIQEPGAQGTTAAAAPVAPAGKGVVRGTVTFAGTAPAAADLPPSNDPACEGMSTKDASVLVKDGKLANVLVRVKGNVAGAPPAPAAPVVVDQSKCTYVPRVQGAVVGQPVAFKNSDGTLHNVRGLVGTKSAFNVAQPPSGAQVQKTLPADTEVLKLKCDVHPWMTAFVVTNPNPYFATTGADGTFSLQGLPAGTYTVEAWHESLGAKTAEVTVKDDAPAEVSFAFSATDASAKK; encoded by the coding sequence ATGACGCTGCGCACGCTCGGTCTGACGCTGCTGGGCACCGCGGGCCTGCTGGCCCTTCCCGCCTGCCAGAAGGAGGAGGCGCCCGCTGCTCCGGCCGCCGCGCCCGCTTCGGCCGCGCCGGCTCCCGCTGCTCCCGCCGAGCCCCGCGCTCACGCGGCCACTCCCATCCAGGAGCCCGGCGCCCAGGGCACCACGGCGGCCGCCGCGCCGGTGGCTCCCGCGGGCAAGGGCGTGGTGCGCGGCACGGTGACGTTCGCCGGCACGGCGCCCGCCGCGGCCGACCTGCCGCCGAGCAATGACCCGGCCTGCGAGGGCATGTCCACGAAGGACGCCTCGGTGCTGGTGAAGGACGGCAAGCTGGCGAACGTGCTGGTGCGCGTGAAGGGTAACGTGGCGGGTGCTCCGCCCGCGCCGGCCGCGCCGGTGGTGGTGGACCAGTCGAAGTGCACCTACGTGCCGCGCGTGCAGGGCGCGGTGGTGGGGCAGCCGGTGGCCTTCAAGAACAGCGACGGGACGCTGCACAACGTGCGTGGCCTGGTGGGCACGAAGTCCGCGTTCAACGTGGCGCAGCCGCCCTCGGGCGCGCAGGTGCAGAAGACGCTGCCGGCCGACACGGAGGTGCTCAAGCTCAAGTGCGACGTGCACCCCTGGATGACGGCCTTCGTGGTGACGAACCCGAATCCGTACTTCGCCACCACGGGCGCGGACGGCACGTTCAGCCTCCAGGGCCTGCCCGCCGGCACGTACACGGTGGAGGCGTGGCACGAGTCGCTCGGCGCCAAGACGGCCGAGGTCACCGTGAAGGACGACGCGCCGGCCGAGGTCTCCTTCGCCTTCTCCGCCACGGACGCCTCCGCGAAGAAGTGA
- a CDS encoding lipase maturation factor family protein — protein MTAHGLARVRWWYLRGLGLVFCLAFASALPQVPELFGPQGLSPAAAWLDWARESLGSVEGVARLPTLLWLTGASTGAMRGMCIAGLLCGGLLVLNVAPRYALVGAWAAYLSLTVVGGEFLSFQWDVLLLETALVSLPLTPGHLWPPRVATEPRWEAVLLVRFLLFRLMVMSGLVKLASGDPTWRDFTALEYHYWTQPLPDALAYFAHQLPAALQRASAVAMFSIELLVPFLLFGPRRVRLVAATLLALLQVGILATGSYGFFNVLTLVLCIAALDDGVLRRLRLPRTEDVGPVRRSLVGTVAFTVFAVVYAVLGLSQDVGRVTPWSPPRLVATALDAVEPFRSINTYGLFAVMTTKREEILIEGSDDGKTWHEYLLRWRPGPVDERPRVATPHMPRLDWQMWFASLSTCRDNPWLLRLQDALLRDEPLVSEFFRDGTLPDTPPRFVRTVRYDYRFTDLATLRATGAWWTRRELGPYCPPLMLENGQLQRADVPSP, from the coding sequence ATGACGGCGCACGGGCTCGCGCGGGTGCGGTGGTGGTACCTGCGTGGGCTCGGGCTCGTCTTCTGTCTCGCGTTCGCCTCGGCGCTCCCGCAGGTGCCCGAGCTGTTCGGGCCGCAGGGGCTGAGCCCCGCCGCCGCATGGCTCGACTGGGCGCGTGAGTCGCTGGGTAGCGTGGAGGGCGTCGCGCGCCTGCCCACGCTGCTATGGCTCACGGGCGCGAGCACCGGCGCCATGAGGGGCATGTGCATCGCGGGCCTGCTGTGCGGCGGCCTGTTGGTGCTGAACGTGGCGCCGCGCTACGCGCTCGTGGGCGCGTGGGCCGCATATCTGTCCCTCACCGTCGTGGGCGGTGAGTTCCTCAGCTTCCAGTGGGACGTGCTGCTCTTGGAGACGGCACTCGTCTCGCTGCCGCTCACACCCGGGCACCTGTGGCCTCCCCGCGTCGCAACCGAGCCGCGATGGGAGGCGGTGCTCCTCGTCCGCTTCCTGCTGTTCCGGCTGATGGTGATGTCCGGCCTCGTGAAGCTCGCGAGCGGGGACCCGACATGGCGCGACTTCACCGCGCTCGAGTACCACTACTGGACGCAGCCGCTGCCGGACGCGCTGGCCTACTTCGCGCACCAACTCCCCGCCGCGCTCCAGCGAGCCAGCGCGGTGGCCATGTTCTCCATCGAGTTGCTGGTGCCATTCCTCCTCTTCGGGCCCCGGCGCGTGAGGCTCGTGGCGGCAACGCTACTGGCACTGCTCCAGGTGGGCATCCTCGCCACGGGGAGCTACGGCTTCTTCAATGTGCTGACGCTGGTGCTGTGCATTGCCGCGCTCGATGACGGCGTGCTGCGGCGGCTGCGCCTTCCGAGGACGGAGGACGTCGGGCCCGTGCGGCGCTCACTCGTGGGTACCGTGGCCTTCACCGTGTTCGCCGTCGTCTACGCCGTGCTCGGGCTGTCCCAGGACGTGGGGCGAGTCACGCCGTGGAGCCCTCCGAGGCTCGTGGCCACGGCACTCGACGCGGTGGAGCCGTTCCGAAGCATCAACACCTACGGCCTCTTCGCGGTGATGACCACGAAGCGCGAGGAAATCCTCATCGAGGGCAGCGACGACGGAAAGACGTGGCACGAGTACCTGCTGCGCTGGCGCCCGGGGCCCGTGGACGAGCGGCCTCGCGTGGCCACGCCGCACATGCCCCGGCTGGACTGGCAGATGTGGTTCGCCTCGCTGTCCACGTGCCGGGACAATCCGTGGCTGCTGCGCCTCCAGGACGCACTGCTTCGAGATGAGCCCCTGGTGAGCGAGTTCTTCCGCGACGGCACGCTGCCAGACACACCTCCTCGCTTCGTGCGCACGGTGCGCTACGACTACCGCTTCACGGACCTCGCCACGTTGCGAGCCACGGGCGCGTGGTGGACGCGCCGAGAGCTGGGGCCCTACTGCCCGCCGCTCATGCTGGAGAACGGTCAGCTCCAGCGGGCGGATGTGCCCTCTCCGTAG
- a CDS encoding HAMP domain-containing sensor histidine kinase: protein MQEHARWHRHYWRMGRLGHFVRARLHRRLFLWFGLSILATGLVVVTVLNLVGGNTWKQETDRMRTFAAHRFEEVWDEPARRDALVRSVATDLDIGVELRDTSDALLSRGGEPCRRSELSVPVERNGVPLGVVRVCYSAFRPRNPLRAALPLFLAGAVLWMAAGKLARRLARPVDTLVKATEALGAGRLDARAEVLPHTTGEFAVLAVAFNDMAARIEKQVADQRELLAAVSHELRTPLARMRVLTELLRDGGGNPRTLDQVDREVVELDALVGELLASSRLDFGQLTPRVLDARTLAAQALERAGLSVELLDVEAADAGLQGDATLLGRALANLLENARRHGTGAEALRLQERGEHLAFFVDDRGQGLQPGEEVRIFQPFYRKDRGGEAREAGSLGLGLALVQRIARAHGGEAFAENRAGGGARVGFTVRKAGPPGVSVPSTNAVG, encoded by the coding sequence ATGCAGGAGCATGCGCGCTGGCACCGCCACTACTGGCGCATGGGCCGGCTGGGGCACTTCGTGCGCGCGCGGCTGCACCGGCGCCTGTTCCTCTGGTTCGGCCTGTCCATCCTCGCCACCGGCCTCGTGGTGGTGACGGTGTTGAACCTGGTGGGCGGCAACACGTGGAAGCAGGAAACCGACCGGATGCGGACCTTCGCGGCCCACCGCTTCGAGGAGGTCTGGGACGAGCCCGCGCGGCGAGATGCGCTGGTGCGCTCCGTCGCCACGGACCTGGATATCGGCGTGGAGCTGCGCGACACCTCGGACGCGCTGCTGTCGCGCGGGGGTGAGCCGTGCCGCCGCTCCGAGCTGAGCGTGCCCGTGGAACGCAATGGCGTCCCACTGGGCGTGGTGCGCGTGTGCTACTCGGCCTTCCGTCCGCGCAATCCACTGCGAGCGGCGCTGCCGCTGTTCCTCGCAGGGGCGGTGCTGTGGATGGCGGCGGGGAAGCTGGCGCGGCGGCTGGCGCGGCCGGTGGACACGCTGGTGAAGGCCACGGAGGCGCTGGGCGCGGGCAGGCTGGACGCGCGCGCCGAGGTGCTCCCGCACACCACGGGCGAGTTCGCGGTGCTGGCCGTCGCCTTCAACGACATGGCCGCGCGAATCGAGAAGCAGGTGGCGGACCAGCGCGAGCTGCTCGCGGCCGTGTCCCATGAGCTGCGCACGCCGCTGGCGCGCATGCGCGTCTTGACGGAGCTCTTGCGCGACGGCGGTGGCAACCCGAGGACGCTGGACCAGGTGGACCGCGAGGTGGTGGAGCTGGACGCGCTGGTGGGCGAGCTGCTGGCCAGCTCGCGACTGGACTTCGGTCAGCTCACGCCACGGGTGCTGGATGCGCGCACGCTCGCGGCGCAGGCGTTGGAGCGCGCGGGGCTGTCGGTGGAGTTGCTGGACGTGGAGGCGGCGGACGCGGGGCTTCAGGGAGACGCGACGCTGCTGGGCCGCGCGCTGGCGAACCTGCTGGAGAACGCGCGCAGGCACGGCACGGGCGCGGAGGCGCTGCGCCTCCAGGAGCGCGGCGAGCACCTGGCTTTCTTCGTGGACGACCGGGGCCAGGGCCTCCAGCCGGGCGAGGAGGTGCGCATCTTCCAGCCCTTCTACCGGAAGGACCGTGGCGGCGAGGCGCGCGAGGCGGGCTCGCTGGGACTGGGGCTCGCGCTGGTGCAGCGGATTGCGCGTGCGCATGGTGGTGAGGCCTTCGCGGAGAACCGCGCTGGCGGCGGCGCGCGGGTGGGCTTCACGGTGCGCAAGGCGGGCCCGCCCGGGGTCAGTGTCCCCTCCACGAACGCCGTGGGCTGA